In one Pseudomonadota bacterium genomic region, the following are encoded:
- a CDS encoding helicase-related protein has translation MAEMGRITAVLGPTNTGKTHYAIERMIAYPTGIIGLPLRLLAREVYDRIVKLRGPSVVALVTGEERIVPDRAAYWVCTVEAMPEGLGCDFVAIDEIQMCADLDRGHVFTDRLLHARGTHETLFMGADTMRSAISAMVPKAQFLSRERFSELTYTGEKKLSRMRPRSAVVSFSVENVYAIAELLKRQRGGAAVVMGALSPRTRNAQVELYQNGDVDFMVATDAIGMGLNLDVEHVAFSGTHKFDGRRMRPLMAGELGQIAGRAGRYRTNGTFGVTGEASPLHEEVVASIQEHRFAPVKKLQWRNSRLEFGSPERLIQSLEAPTSDPWLTRVRESDDLAALKALTSEAEVRARSTTGSSVRLLWDVCRVPDFRGISPTEHAGLLAQIFKYLHEAGQIPNDWFRRQVARIDRTEGDIDTLSKRLAFVRTWTYVAQRAGWVEDESHWRGETRAVEDRLSDALHTALTARFVDRRTSVLMRRLKQKERLLAEVNDQGEVTVEGHVVGKLEGFRFRQDESSSAGEAKTLRSAALQALAPKFHLMTDRFYNAPDTEIDFTEQGGLMWGDQAVGKLVQGSDPLKPQVKAFVDDEAGPELAEKVARRLQHFIDRKIAALFEPLIAMQRDEALTGLARGFAFQMVEAMGIMPRAAVADDVKNLDQDARGLLRKHGVRFGQFTIFLPLLLKPAPTRLRLVLMSLAKGVDVFPESPPPGLVSIPTDKDAEDWFHTAAGYRAAGERAIRIDMLERLADMIRTQDTRGGFEASADMLSITGMTLEQFADLMQGLGYRAERGEQVKPAKPAPVVEDADAGIPQPPAPPPTPPAPPPSEVPGETPGDAPGEVPPPPPADLPPDAPKPPAEAALPVPETGPETGPETAPTEAPTAEPAEADAAPEMEVFFTFTWGGGRPRGARPDGAKPRGKGGKPQGRGKGPAKGKGGKPQARGPKTYEAKPQKKDKIDPDNPFAAALMGLKGKE, from the coding sequence ATGGCTGAGATGGGGCGGATCACCGCCGTCTTGGGGCCGACCAACACAGGCAAGACGCATTACGCGATCGAGCGCATGATCGCCTATCCCACGGGCATCATCGGGCTGCCTCTGAGGCTCCTTGCGCGCGAGGTCTACGACCGCATCGTCAAGCTGCGGGGGCCGTCCGTCGTGGCGCTCGTGACCGGAGAAGAGCGCATCGTGCCCGATCGCGCGGCCTACTGGGTCTGTACCGTCGAGGCGATGCCCGAGGGGCTCGGCTGCGATTTCGTGGCCATAGACGAGATCCAGATGTGTGCAGACCTGGACCGGGGGCATGTTTTCACGGACAGGCTCTTACATGCGCGCGGGACGCACGAGACGCTCTTCATGGGCGCGGATACGATGCGTTCCGCCATTTCTGCCATGGTGCCCAAGGCGCAGTTCCTGAGCCGGGAGCGATTCTCGGAGCTGACCTATACGGGCGAAAAGAAGCTCTCCCGCATGCGGCCCCGGTCGGCGGTGGTGAGCTTCAGCGTGGAGAATGTCTATGCCATCGCCGAGCTGCTGAAGCGTCAGCGGGGCGGGGCGGCCGTGGTCATGGGCGCACTCAGCCCGCGCACGCGGAACGCGCAGGTGGAGCTCTACCAGAACGGCGACGTGGACTTCATGGTCGCCACCGATGCCATCGGCATGGGGCTCAACCTCGACGTGGAGCACGTCGCGTTCTCCGGCACGCACAAGTTCGACGGGCGGCGCATGCGCCCCCTCATGGCGGGCGAGCTCGGCCAGATCGCCGGACGGGCCGGGCGCTATCGTACGAATGGCACGTTCGGTGTTACCGGTGAGGCAAGCCCGCTCCACGAGGAGGTCGTGGCGTCCATTCAGGAGCATCGCTTCGCGCCGGTGAAGAAGCTGCAATGGCGCAACTCGCGGCTCGAATTCGGCTCTCCCGAGCGGCTGATCCAGAGCCTGGAAGCGCCGACCTCCGACCCCTGGCTCACACGGGTGCGGGAAAGCGATGACCTCGCAGCGCTAAAGGCGCTGACGAGCGAGGCCGAAGTGCGTGCGAGATCGACGACTGGCTCCTCTGTGCGCCTTCTCTGGGACGTGTGCCGCGTGCCGGATTTCAGGGGCATCTCCCCCACGGAGCATGCCGGGCTCCTCGCGCAGATCTTCAAGTATCTCCACGAGGCGGGCCAGATCCCCAATGACTGGTTCCGACGGCAGGTGGCGCGGATCGACCGCACGGAAGGCGATATCGACACGCTTTCCAAGCGCTTGGCGTTTGTTCGCACATGGACCTACGTCGCGCAGCGCGCGGGCTGGGTGGAGGACGAATCCCATTGGCGCGGCGAGACCCGTGCCGTAGAAGACCGCCTGTCAGACGCGCTGCACACCGCGCTGACCGCGAGATTTGTCGACCGGCGCACGAGCGTCCTCATGCGCCGGTTGAAACAGAAGGAGAGGCTTTTGGCCGAAGTGAACGATCAGGGTGAGGTGACCGTGGAAGGTCACGTGGTGGGCAAGCTGGAGGGCTTTCGGTTCCGTCAGGACGAAAGCTCCTCCGCCGGAGAGGCCAAGACGCTGCGCTCCGCCGCGCTTCAGGCGCTCGCGCCCAAATTCCACCTGATGACAGACCGCTTCTACAACGCGCCCGATACAGAGATCGACTTCACCGAGCAGGGTGGCCTCATGTGGGGTGACCAGGCCGTGGGCAAGCTCGTGCAGGGCTCTGACCCGTTGAAGCCGCAGGTGAAAGCCTTCGTCGACGACGAGGCAGGGCCCGAATTGGCCGAGAAGGTCGCGCGCCGGTTGCAGCATTTCATCGATCGCAAGATCGCCGCGCTCTTCGAGCCGCTCATCGCCATGCAGCGCGATGAGGCGCTCACCGGGCTCGCGCGCGGCTTCGCCTTCCAGATGGTCGAGGCGATGGGGATCATGCCCCGCGCGGCCGTGGCAGATGACGTCAAGAATCTCGATCAGGACGCCCGTGGCCTCCTGCGCAAGCACGGCGTGCGCTTCGGACAGTTCACGATCTTTCTTCCGCTTCTCTTGAAGCCGGCGCCCACGCGCCTGCGGCTTGTGCTCATGTCACTGGCCAAGGGCGTGGATGTCTTCCCCGAGAGCCCTCCGCCCGGCCTCGTGTCCATTCCCACGGACAAGGACGCCGAGGATTGGTTCCATACCGCGGCAGGCTACCGCGCGGCCGGGGAGCGCGCGATCCGGATCGACATGCTCGAGCGCCTCGCGGACATGATCCGGACGCAGGACACGCGCGGCGGCTTTGAAGCGAGCGCCGACATGCTCTCCATCACGGGCATGACGCTAGAGCAATTCGCCGATCTCATGCAAGGCCTAGGATACCGCGCGGAGAGGGGCGAGCAGGTGAAACCCGCAAAGCCCGCGCCTGTCGTCGAGGACGCCGATGCCGGCATTCCTCAGCCGCCCGCTCCGCCTCCGACGCCGCCCGCCCCGCCGCCCTCCGAGGTCCCGGGAGAGACGCCTGGCGACGCGCCGGGGGAGGTGCCTCCACCGCCGCCTGCCGATCTGCCCCCGGATGCGCCCAAGCCTCCCGCGGAGGCGGCCTTGCCCGTGCCGGAGACTGGGCCGGAGACTGGGCCGGAGACCGCGCCGACCGAGGCGCCCACAGCGGAGCCAGCCGAGGCGGACGCCGCGCCGGAGATGGAGGTTTTCTTCACATTCACATGGGGTGGCGGTCGCCCGCGGGGAGCGCGTCCCGATGGCGCGAAACCCCGTGGCAAGGGTGGCAAGCCGCAGGGCCGTGGCAAAGGCCCGGCCAAGGGCAAGGGGGGCAAGCCGCAGGCGCGCGGACCCAAGACCTACGAGGCCAAGCCTCAGAAGAAAGACAAGATCGACCCGGACAATCCCTTCGCCGCGGCCCTCATGGGCCTCAAGGGCAAGGAGTGA
- a CDS encoding tetratricopeptide repeat protein — MLTFTNIRRYTVAALLMGVGFSLPAAAQQTDLDPLFERLQNVDPADYAPLEQKIWQEWSKSGSPAMDLLLERGEAALQDEDFEAAIEHLTALTDHAPKFAQGFHARATAYYNVGKFGPALADLRRALALEPRHFGAMSGLAVILEELDMPEEALEVYHAVRAIHPHRENLSATIERLEKATAGQRL; from the coding sequence ATGCTCACGTTTACAAACATCCGTCGATATACCGTTGCGGCACTTCTGATGGGGGTCGGGTTTTCCCTACCCGCCGCGGCGCAGCAAACAGACCTGGACCCGCTCTTTGAGCGTTTGCAGAACGTGGACCCCGCGGACTACGCGCCGCTCGAGCAGAAGATCTGGCAGGAATGGTCCAAATCGGGCTCGCCGGCCATGGACCTGCTTCTGGAGCGCGGCGAGGCTGCTCTTCAGGACGAGGATTTCGAGGCAGCCATAGAGCATCTCACGGCTCTGACGGACCACGCGCCGAAATTCGCGCAGGGCTTTCACGCTCGGGCGACGGCCTACTACAACGTCGGCAAATTCGGCCCGGCGCTCGCTGATCTGCGCCGCGCGCTGGCGCTGGAGCCGCGGCATTTCGGGGCCATGTCCGGCCTCGCGGTCATTCTTGAAGAGCTCGACATGCCCGAGGAGGCGCTTGAGGTCTACCATGCCGTGCGGGCTATACATCCCCACCGCGAAAACCTATCGGCGACGATAGAGAGATTGGAAAAAGCGACGGCGGGCCAGCGCCTTTGA
- a CDS encoding SCP2 sterol-binding domain-containing protein: MSMIDTAVAALKEKVDGGFDGTAKFEIADEGSIIIDRDGVRADDGDADVTLKADADTFKGILDGNVNPTTAFMTGKLSVDGDMGMAMKLAGVLG; encoded by the coding sequence ATGAGCATGATCGACACGGCCGTAGCCGCACTCAAGGAGAAGGTGGACGGCGGCTTCGACGGCACCGCGAAATTCGAGATCGCCGACGAAGGCTCGATCATCATCGACCGTGACGGCGTGCGCGCCGACGATGGTGACGCTGACGTCACGCTGAAGGCCGACGCGGATACCTTCAAGGGCATTCTCGACGGCAACGTGAACCCCACGACCGCATTCATGACCGGCAAGCTCAGCGTCGATGGCGACATGGGCATGGCCATGAAGCTCGCGGGCGTCCTGGGCTAG